In Desulfovibrio psychrotolerans, a single window of DNA contains:
- the aroA gene encoding 3-phosphoshikimate 1-carboxyvinyltransferase, whose protein sequence is MSKIIEVEAPPSKSVSHRMVIGAALGVGESRLANVLESDDLKRTMEIMQACGARMERLGEGLYAIRGVAGTPAGGREEPVSCFVGESGTTCRLLTAVVAAGLGLFRIHGAPRMHERPIGELVMALRMLGVGVEWEGAPGFPPLVIDTNGMPGGEVNIGLDESSQYLSGLLLAAPLGKTLTINVTGGKAVSWPYVGLTLKAMEDFGHSFRVEMLEEDGWVQKDWRTIREVLPGRTRFVVKPGIYRAGDYRVEGDWSSASYFLAAGAAGPNPVRVTGLRADSLQGDKAMLDILRSMGARVEVEPTAVTVHPSALRGTQVDMGHCPDLVPTVAALAAFAEGPTTVTNVAHLRIKECDRLAGPATELGKAGVRVEVREDGLTVHPAGRAAIAAPEGTVFHAYGDHRMAMSLSLLGLAGVDVRLDDPKCVSKSFPSFWRKWGRVTA, encoded by the coding sequence ATGAGCAAGATAATTGAGGTGGAAGCTCCGCCGTCCAAATCGGTTTCGCACCGCATGGTCATAGGCGCGGCACTGGGCGTGGGAGAATCGCGGCTGGCAAACGTGCTGGAAAGTGACGACCTGAAGCGGACCATGGAGATCATGCAGGCCTGCGGGGCGCGCATGGAGCGGTTGGGTGAAGGGCTGTACGCCATCCGGGGCGTGGCCGGAACACCCGCCGGGGGCAGGGAGGAACCTGTTTCCTGTTTTGTGGGTGAATCGGGCACCACGTGCCGCCTGCTCACCGCCGTGGTGGCGGCAGGGCTTGGCCTGTTCCGCATCCACGGCGCACCGCGTATGCACGAGCGGCCCATCGGCGAACTAGTCATGGCCCTGCGCATGTTGGGCGTGGGCGTGGAGTGGGAGGGCGCACCGGGCTTTCCCCCGCTGGTCATAGACACCAACGGCATGCCCGGGGGTGAGGTGAACATAGGCCTTGATGAATCCAGCCAGTACCTTTCCGGCCTTTTGCTGGCAGCCCCGTTGGGGAAGACGCTGACCATCAACGTCACCGGCGGCAAGGCGGTGAGCTGGCCCTATGTGGGACTGACCCTCAAGGCCATGGAAGATTTCGGCCACTCGTTCCGGGTGGAGATGCTGGAAGAGGACGGCTGGGTGCAGAAAGACTGGCGGACCATCCGCGAGGTGCTGCCCGGCAGGACCCGGTTTGTGGTCAAGCCCGGCATCTACCGCGCGGGCGATTACCGCGTGGAGGGAGATTGGTCCAGCGCTTCCTATTTTCTGGCAGCGGGCGCGGCGGGGCCGAACCCTGTGCGCGTGACCGGCCTGCGGGCCGACTCTTTGCAGGGCGACAAGGCCATGCTCGATATCCTGCGGAGCATGGGAGCCCGTGTGGAGGTGGAACCAACGGCCGTTACGGTGCATCCTTCCGCGCTCCGCGGCACGCAGGTGGACATGGGACACTGCCCGGACCTTGTCCCCACAGTGGCCGCGCTGGCCGCCTTTGCGGAAGGCCCGACCACCGTGACCAATGTGGCGCATCTGCGCATCAAGGAATGCGACCGCCTTGCCGGACCGGCCACGGAACTGGGCAAGGCCGGGGTGCGGGTGGAGGTGCGTGAAGACGGCCTGACCGTGCACCCGGCAGGACGCGCAGCCATAGCCGCCCCGGAGGGAACGGTATTCCATGCCTACGGCGATCACCGCATGGCCATGAGCCTTTCTCTGCTGGGGCTTGCGGGCGTGGACGTGCGGCTGGACGACCCCAAATGCGTTTCCAAATCCTTTCCGTCCTTCTGGCGCAAGTGGGGCAGGGTAACGGCATGA
- a CDS encoding prephenate dehydrogenase, with translation MSEGEFSGCTVAVIGAQGRMGRMFCTRLRAAGYAVEEIDRPLTKSSLAAGLAEAKVILLCIPAAVFDTVLQQIRDILRPPQVLVDITSVKVQPMRQMQRVYNGPIVGTHPLFGPEPKADEVRVAVTPAEGTDGEHVAMVEDMFTRMGCEPFRTTPEEHDEAAALIQGLNFITTVSYLATLAHKDEITPYLTPSFQRRLDAAQKMMTEDAELFEGLFEANPSSLDAVRSFRNMLNIAAGGDINVLVERALWWWRENSNTGGVRQ, from the coding sequence ATGAGCGAGGGAGAGTTTAGCGGCTGCACGGTGGCTGTCATAGGGGCGCAGGGGCGGATGGGCCGCATGTTCTGCACCCGTTTGCGGGCGGCGGGATACGCTGTGGAAGAAATTGACCGCCCGTTGACAAAATCGTCACTTGCTGCTGGACTGGCGGAAGCAAAGGTGATACTCCTGTGCATCCCCGCAGCAGTATTCGATACGGTGCTGCAACAGATACGGGATATACTCCGTCCGCCGCAGGTGCTGGTGGACATCACATCGGTGAAGGTGCAACCCATGCGTCAGATGCAACGCGTCTACAACGGCCCCATTGTGGGCACCCATCCTCTCTTCGGCCCGGAGCCGAAGGCGGACGAGGTGCGCGTGGCCGTTACGCCCGCAGAGGGCACGGACGGGGAGCATGTGGCCATGGTGGAAGACATGTTCACCCGTATGGGGTGCGAACCTTTTCGCACCACGCCGGAAGAGCATGACGAGGCAGCCGCCCTTATTCAGGGACTGAACTTCATCACCACTGTTTCCTACCTTGCCACGCTGGCGCACAAGGATGAGATAACCCCTTATCTCACCCCCTCCTTTCAGCGCCGCCTTGACGCCGCGCAGAAGATGATGACCGAGGACGCCGAACTGTTCGAGGGGCTTTTCGAAGCCAATCCTAGTTCGTTGGACGCAGTGCGTTCTTTCCGTAATATGCTGAACATTGCCGCCGGTGGCGACATCAACGTGCTCGTTGAGCGCGCTCTTTGGTGGTGGCGTGAGAACAGCAATACGGGAGGAGTGCGTCAATAA
- a CDS encoding anthranilate synthase component I family protein translates to MSVVLKQTGQWLAADIQTPISLFLGLVGSGQGFLLESAEVDGRWGRYSVIGFNFLLRLGCKEGRLEVASRDKRLDFLKKYEGMDYLEGVRAVGKAVTVQAAEGFEKLPPIARGLFGYFGYGTAGMFEPKLRGVLPPESAEACLVLPGTIVLFDHLYNKLCLLNLAEGLNVRMDRAAVERKAEPPDVGPVTTIPDRATYLRNVDRVKELIRQGEAIQVVLSTRFQAPFSGEPFVLYRRLRQINPSPYMFFMRLPGISLVGSSPEVLVRCREGEVEVCPIAGTRPRGASEAEDLALAEELRADPKEQAEHVMLVDLGRNDVGRVSAPGTVSVDKYMQVERFSHVMHMTSYVKGRLKEGADALDVMAATFPAGTVSGAPKVRAMEIIADMEALQRGPYAGAVGWMGLDDNRADMDTGILIRTMWVRDGLVQWQCGAGIVHDSVPEREWEECHNKARALKVTINGTGDGDVFAYR, encoded by the coding sequence ATGAGCGTAGTACTCAAGCAGACAGGGCAGTGGCTGGCGGCGGATATCCAGACGCCCATCAGCCTGTTTCTGGGGCTGGTCGGTTCCGGGCAGGGATTCCTGCTGGAAAGCGCGGAGGTAGACGGGCGCTGGGGCCGATACAGCGTGATCGGGTTCAACTTCCTGCTGCGGCTGGGCTGCAAGGAAGGGCGGCTGGAGGTCGCATCGCGCGACAAGAGACTGGATTTTTTAAAAAAGTATGAAGGTATGGACTATTTGGAAGGCGTGCGCGCCGTGGGCAAGGCCGTTACCGTGCAGGCGGCAGAGGGGTTTGAAAAACTGCCCCCCATCGCGCGCGGGCTGTTCGGCTACTTCGGCTACGGCACGGCGGGCATGTTCGAGCCCAAGCTGCGCGGCGTGCTGCCCCCGGAAAGTGCCGAGGCGTGCCTTGTGCTGCCCGGCACCATTGTGCTGTTCGACCATCTGTACAACAAGCTCTGCCTGCTCAATCTGGCGGAGGGGCTGAACGTGCGCATGGACCGGGCGGCGGTGGAGCGCAAGGCGGAACCCCCGGACGTGGGCCCCGTGACCACTATACCGGACCGCGCCACCTATCTGCGCAACGTGGACCGCGTGAAGGAACTCATCCGGCAGGGCGAGGCCATTCAGGTGGTGCTTTCCACACGGTTTCAGGCGCCGTTTTCCGGCGAGCCGTTCGTACTCTACCGCAGGCTGCGGCAGATTAATCCCTCGCCGTACATGTTCTTCATGCGGCTGCCGGGCATAAGCCTTGTGGGTTCTTCGCCGGAAGTGCTGGTGCGCTGCCGTGAGGGCGAGGTGGAAGTGTGCCCCATCGCGGGAACGCGTCCGCGCGGTGCGTCGGAGGCGGAAGACCTGGCCCTTGCGGAAGAACTGAGAGCAGACCCCAAGGAGCAGGCGGAGCACGTCATGCTGGTGGATCTTGGACGTAACGACGTGGGGCGCGTGTCCGCGCCGGGTACCGTTTCTGTGGACAAGTACATGCAGGTGGAGCGGTTCAGCCACGTCATGCACATGACCTCGTATGTCAAGGGACGCCTGAAGGAAGGGGCGGACGCGCTGGACGTGATGGCGGCAACCTTTCCTGCAGGCACAGTGAGCGGTGCGCCCAAGGTGCGCGCCATGGAGATTATTGCGGACATGGAGGCCCTGCAACGGGGGCCTTACGCGGGCGCGGTGGGCTGGATGGGACTGGACGACAACCGGGCGGACATGGACACCGGCATCCTCATCCGCACCATGTGGGTGCGCGACGGGTTGGTGCAGTGGCAGTGCGGAGCAGGGATTGTGCACGATTCCGTGCCTGAGCGGGAATGGGAAGAGTGCCATAACAAGGCGCGGGCACTGAAGGTCACCATCAACGGAACGGGGGACGGCGATGTTTTTGCTTATCGATAA
- a CDS encoding anthranilate synthase component II gives MFLLIDNYDSFTFNLVQAFQKTGRFPEVRKNDDVSILELAQSGKLDMVCISPGPSNPQNAGLCLEFLSRLPKTVPVLGVCLGHQILGHFAGASVVVGPRIMHGKSSMLEHDGTGLFTGVSSPMRIGRYHSLIVHVHEAPDLLEATCAVHTEAGETEVMALRYRDRPWVGVQFHPESVLTPEGEILLGNFPDRIL, from the coding sequence ATGTTTTTGCTTATCGATAATTATGACTCCTTCACCTTCAATCTGGTGCAGGCGTTCCAGAAGACGGGGCGGTTTCCGGAAGTGCGCAAGAATGACGATGTATCCATCCTTGAACTGGCGCAGAGCGGGAAGTTGGACATGGTGTGCATATCCCCCGGTCCCAGCAATCCGCAGAACGCGGGGCTGTGCCTCGAATTCCTGAGCCGCCTGCCCAAGACCGTGCCCGTGCTGGGCGTGTGTCTGGGGCATCAGATCCTGGGGCACTTTGCCGGGGCGTCTGTGGTGGTGGGGCCGCGCATCATGCACGGCAAGTCGTCCATGCTGGAGCATGACGGCACGGGCCTGTTTACGGGCGTATCTTCGCCCATGCGCATAGGGCGTTACCATTCGCTCATCGTCCATGTGCACGAGGCACCGGACCTGCTGGAGGCTACCTGCGCCGTGCACACGGAGGCGGGTGAGACGGAGGTTATGGCCCTGCGGTACAGGGACCGCCCGTGGGTGGGCGTGCAGTTTCACCCGGAATCGGTGCTTACCCCGGAAGGGGAAATCCTGCTGGGCAACTTCCCCGACCGCATCCTGTAG
- the trpD gene encoding anthranilate phosphoribosyltransferase — MKISEILETLAEGNNLSAPVAKEAFTHLMDGEMTPAQAGAFLMGLRLKGETPQEMAAAVAVCLERARLIPGVQGRRVDPVGTGGDGKNSFNCSTATALTLAGMGYAVTKHGNRAVSSSCGSADAVDGMGLPMLQEPQAILEELKRRNFVFLFAPHFHPAFRHIMPVRQELGMRTLFNLLGPLLNPARPTHQLLGVARPQFLQLMADVLALSGIERAAVVHGAGGYDEITPMGPAQVVMVEGTSTRAVSVDPAEYGIGPCDPRDLSVSGKEEGLAVLRDLLSGGGNAAMRDMLVLNVGVTVHLLEDGRDMRRCMDMAREAVMAGAGGKVLHA, encoded by the coding sequence ATGAAGATATCGGAAATACTGGAAACACTGGCAGAGGGGAACAACCTTTCCGCCCCTGTTGCGAAAGAGGCGTTCACCCATCTTATGGATGGTGAGATGACACCGGCACAGGCGGGAGCCTTTCTCATGGGGCTCAGGCTCAAGGGAGAAACCCCGCAGGAAATGGCTGCCGCCGTGGCGGTGTGCCTTGAACGCGCCCGGCTCATTCCCGGCGTGCAGGGCAGGCGGGTGGACCCCGTGGGCACGGGCGGCGACGGCAAGAACAGCTTTAACTGCTCCACCGCCACGGCGCTTACGCTGGCGGGCATGGGCTATGCCGTTACCAAGCACGGCAACAGGGCTGTCTCTTCCTCCTGCGGCAGCGCGGACGCGGTGGACGGCATGGGGCTGCCCATGTTGCAGGAGCCGCAGGCCATATTGGAAGAACTGAAGCGGCGCAACTTTGTCTTTTTGTTCGCGCCGCACTTTCATCCCGCTTTCCGGCACATCATGCCGGTGCGGCAGGAACTGGGAATGCGCACCCTGTTCAACCTGCTCGGCCCGCTGCTGAACCCCGCGCGTCCCACGCATCAGCTGCTGGGAGTGGCCCGGCCCCAGTTCCTGCAACTTATGGCGGACGTTCTGGCCCTCTCGGGCATAGAACGGGCCGCCGTGGTGCACGGAGCGGGCGGGTATGATGAGATAACCCCCATGGGGCCGGCGCAGGTGGTTATGGTGGAAGGCACGTCTACCCGCGCTGTTTCCGTGGACCCGGCGGAGTACGGCATCGGGCCGTGCGACCCGCGCGATCTGTCAGTGTCGGGCAAAGAAGAAGGGCTGGCGGTGCTGCGCGACCTGCTCTCCGGCGGCGGAAACGCCGCCATGCGCGACATGCTGGTGCTGAACGTGGGGGTAACCGTGCACTTGCTGGAAGACGGCAGGGACATGCGCCGGTGCATGGATATGGCGCGCGAGGCCGTTATGGCGGGCGCGGGCGGGAAGGTGCTCCATGCTTGA